The Arachis ipaensis cultivar K30076 chromosome B10, Araip1.1, whole genome shotgun sequence DNA window AGTTCTTGTTATAGGTATACCCATCCATTAAGCATGCCTTTATTATCTCCAACTATTTTCATCATGAAGGCATCCATTAATTCACAGCATTTACGTACTCTGTACCCTTCCATAACATGAATAAATTGTGTGAATCCTTTCTTGATATATAAAATAATGTTGTTTATGCATGCAATCAGCGAAAACCCATGTTCATACTTTAACTTTGCGCTACCATCGTCCAATTTGATTTGAAAACAAGATTCAAGAAGCCACCTTTTGCAATAACTAAGCAACATGTATAGACATATTAGTGTATTATTTGTGGACCTTAATTACTTCTATAAATAGCAGGGGAAACATTGAGTTGCTACATCAATTAACTCTGATAATAACTCTACTTGATTTCTATACGAGAATTTAAGTATGGAAATCACCAGAAGTAGTTCTTTCCTAATCATTTTGCTAGTGTTTGTTTCAAGTTTGGTGGAGACAAATGCATATTATTATAAGAATTGTTATGCAGGGCGTTGCAATGGAAAATATATAAGGTGCCCAGAAGAGTGCCCAAGCAGTGAATCGAATGATCCCAAGGCTAAGGTTTGTCAAATTGATTGCGACAAACCCACATGCAATGCTGTTTGTAGACGTAAGTTATTAACTTTTTATTCTCAATGTTATTGTAccgtttttgtaatttttaaccTTTAATTTTTTGGGTTAAAAAATAGATATATATCCGTAGAGTAATGGTAGGAAACAAATTTTTTTCGATcaatatcaattaattttttaaaaattattttatttattataaattctaaattctaaattctaaattttaaattataaatttaaatattaaaattaattaatatcaaCTAATTAAAAATTAGNNNNNNNNNNNNNNNNNNNNNNNNNNNNNNNNNNNNNNNNNNNNNNNNNNNNNNNNNNNNNNNNNNNNNNNNNNNNNNNNNNNNNNNNNNNNNNNNNNNNNNNNNNNNNNNNNNNNNNNNNNNNNNNNNNNNNNNNNNNNNNNNNNNNNNNNNNNNNNNNNNNNNNNNNNNNNNNNNNNNNNNNNNNNNNNNNNNNNNNNNNNNNNNNNNNNNNNNNNNNNNNNNNNNNNNNNNNNNNNNNNNNNNNNNNNNNNNNNNNNNNNNNNNNNNNNNNNNNNNNNNNNNNNNNNNNNNNNNNNNNNNNNNNNNNNNNNNNNNNNNNNNNNNNNNNNNNNNNNNNNNNNNNNNNNNNNNNNNNNNNNNNNNNNNNNNNNNNNNNNNNNNNNNNNNNNNNNNNNNNNNNNNNNNNNNNNNNNNNNNNNNNNNNNNNNNNNNNNNNNNNNNNNNNNNNNNNNNNNNNNNNNNNNNNNNNNNNNNNNNNNNNNNNNNNNNNNNNNNNNNNNNNNNNNNNNNNNNNNNNNNNNNNNNNNNNNNNNNNNNNNNNNNNNNNNNNNNNNNNNNNNNNNNNNNNNNNNNNNNNNNNNNNNNNNNNNNNNNNNNNNNNNNNNNNNNNNNNNNNNNNNNNNNNNNNNNNNNNNNNNNNNNNNNNNNNNNNNNNNNNNNNNNNNNNNNNNNNNNNNNNNNNNNNNNNNNNNNNNNNNNNNNNNNNNNNNNNNNNNNNNNNNNNNNNNNNNNNNNNNNNNNNNNNNNNNNNNNNNNNNNNNNNNNNNNNNNNNNNNNNNNNNNNNNNNNNNNNNNNNNNNNNNNNNNNNNNNNNNNNNNNNNNNNNNNNNNNNNNNNNNNNNNNNNNTatcaaataaattatttatataaaatatatattaaaaataaatttaaaaaatatatatttatacataaatatataataattaatttaataacaattttttatatacaaataatattttatttcaattatatcTATAACTATCATATGAATTTAAGAGAAGGTTTGAATCAGGAGTGGAACTAGATAAAATATTAGAGGGGgccaaaaatatttacacaataaaataagactaaacaaaattttaagggggctaaactgaaatttatatataatttacatgtaaaaaattaaaattaagaggGGCCACTGCCCCTCTTTCTCTGTATGTAGCTCCGCCCCTGGTTTGAATATCTTATGTttagataaataaaattaattgtacaaaattatttatttattctctcttatttatttaacatgattttttatgaaaacattaataatattatttacttAACTTTTTTAATGTCTTTCTTATTGGAACCACAtataattttaaaaccaaatactTATTTTAAAAGGAAGATAGTATTTTCATCCTTCTAAGTTTTATATCGGATTTAATAATGTGAGCTTTTTATTTATCATAAATATAGTTGATATTCACTTTAATTCTTGAACTTACacattgaattttaatttagtttttgagattttaattgattttatttAATCTCTAAATTTTATAAATGTGATTTATATTAGTCCATAAGACAATTTTTGGCACACAAATGTTAATAGAGTATTGACATGTATTATTGATAGATGCCATGCTGAAACTTGTAAAATGATCCAGTTTTAATTTTGGCGCCTAAATAACGTAAACATGATGTTATATCACTTCTTTTGAGAGGAAAAGTTTCAATAAACATCACTTACGATGTTGTTTTTGGATTATTTTAACGTCAAAACTAAAACAACGTTGTTTTACATAATCCAGTGTGGCATCCATTTATTCATGTTAGTGTTTTATAAGGTCTGTTGggtcgaaaattatttttaaggaCTAACATGAGTCACGTTCGCAAAGTTTAGTGACTAAATAGAGACAATTAAAACTTGAGAAAGTATTAGCAGtcaacatttttattaaaatctaaCCAGCATTTAACCATTTTGAAAAGAGTGTGTAATAGATATagtctcataccattaaaaatactaataatggcTAATTAATGGTTACAAATCATAAAATGTGCTGGCCTTCTAACACTTTAGGTTCTAAATTAAAACTCACGTGTAAGTTTTGGAATCAAATTGAATATTTTCTCTAAATAAATTCGTATTCACATATATTActttctttattttaaaattatcataaaggtttttttttattttaatgtttaaaagttttactctaaaaaaatattttaatattttgaaatattaaagtagtatttgttttttattttgatacCATCCTtaaattaattgtaattaatgAATAGAATTAGTGGAATATAACATTGTGTTAATTAATTAACAACAAACATAATATTAAGTAGGGATAATTcatttatctgttttattttaAACTAAACTGCCAATTCTATTAAtgaaaatttagaatattaaaaaatttacacacaaataaacaaaattatcTCTAATTGGTATAAAAAAATGACTTTTATGTGATAAAAATATtgagaaattaattttattcataAGTAAATAGATTTGTGAATATTcaaaaattttatgataaaattGATAATTTATTCATATCTTTCACAGGCGCAAAactaattttattcatttttaattAATCGTTCACATCCTAAATTTTTATTGAtagaaataataatttattcttttattttgtattaaCAAGATTATTTTATTGTTTAGTTTATGTCTATTAATGAAATATATAAGAATTATTTTGAATAGAAAGGGTATTACATTCAACCACCCTTGCCTTAACTTGGCCACAAAAAAATCTACTTCTGTAACTATGAttagttgttttcttttttaaaagaaatataaaaaataaaaaagaataatgtTAGATAAAGGCTAGGAGACAAGAATATTTAACAAATAATTAAgaaggatttttatttttattttcttaatataaTTCTACTTTAATTTAATACTAAAAAACAAGAGAACTAGTNNNNNNNNNNNNNNNNNNNNNNNNNNNNNNNNNNNNNNNNNNNNNNNNNNNNNNNNNNNNNNNNNNNNNNNNNNNNNNNNNNNNNNNNNNNNNNNNNNNNNNNNNNNNNNNNNNNNNNNNNNNNNNNNNNNNNNNNNNNNNNNNNNNNNNNNNNNNNNNNNNNNNNNNNNNNNNNNNNNNNNNNNNNNNNNNNNNNNNNNNNNNNNNNNNNNNNNNNNNNNNNCCTTCTaactattaataattaattattaatcaaaaataataaaataaaatattcgcTAACAATAATGTAacgtaattaaattattttaataactaaGTTGAACTAAATTAATCTACCAAAACACAACAAAAATCACCCACACATATGCACCGAAATTTACACttcttttttaaacaaaaaaattaattgaatttgacTGGTTCATCTAGCATTTCTCATTGAGCAGTATTGATAAAAAGCGTTAGGGCATGAGATCTCTGTTATATATTATTCAAGCCGAAAATGCAAGTATTGGCAACAGAAAATTAAGATGACGATGAAAAATCCATTTTTGTTATTTGCAGAGCGCAAACCAAACTGCAATGCACCTGGATCAGGATGCTATGATCCTCGATTCATCGGTGGAGATGGAAGAGTGTTCTACTTCCATGGAAAGAGCAATCAGCACTTCAGTCTCATCTCTGATTCCAACCTTCAAATCAATGCTCGCTTCATCGGACACAGGCCAGCCGGCAGAGCCCGCGACTACACCTGGATCCAGGCTCTTGGCATCCTGTTCAACTCTCAAACCTTCTCAGTCGAAGCCACCAAGGCGGCCCAATGGACCGATACCGTTGACCACCTTATGTNNNNNNNNNNNNNNNNNNNNNNNNNNCGCCGTCAAAAGACGTGAAAGTCGAGAGAGTAGCCAGCAAGAACAACGTCATAGTAACACTGGAGAATGTTGCTGAGATTCTTGTCAATGTTGTGCCGATAACCAAGGAAGATGATAGAATTCACAACTATCAAGTGCCTAATGATGATTGCTTTGCTCACTTGGAAGTTCAGTTTAGATTCTTCAGTTTGTCCCCGAAAGTTGACGGTGTTCTTGGAAAGACTTACAGGCTGGATTTCGAGAACCCGGCGAAGCCAGGTGTCGCGATGCCGGTCGTTGGCGGAGAAGACAGTTACAAGACAACGTCATTGCTTTCTCATGATTGTgcttcttgtttgttctctcaAGAAAGCTCTGCTGAGAGAGATGCTTCTACTAAAATGATTACCGAATTGGACACACTTGATTGCACCAAGTTTTCTTATGGATTGGGAATCGTTTGCAAGAAATGAATAccagaaagaaaattaaaaggcaATGGTTTAGTAGGTGAATACTTGAAACCTTTGCTTGGAAAATAAGGGCACAGCCATAAATAATAACGCTATTTCTTTGTTATTGTAATTTGTATGCTTTGTTGtttaataatttgaaattaaacatTGTGTTACTCTTTCGTTTATGTGATTCAATTGAgccttttaaaaataaataaaattattaaattctaTAGACTATAGCTTCGCTTCTCTGTCGATTTCTTCTTAATTTTTTGGgcaaattacaattatttatctTGAGGTTTGGTAAAATTTACTAttactgttttcttttttttaataactataatatataaaaaaattggagaatttaaaatttactttttgatgaagagaagatgaccattagacaaggaatagaaaaagaaggttgaaaatataaaaataagaagagggTTTAAGAGAATAAAGAATTGACGGTacaataattaaatttgattaggttaaataatagtcaaaatgataaaaaaaaataaaaaaataaatttaaaactttagctaattgaatttattttatttgtagtgggtcatttaaaatttgaagtgggacatattatatataactatatcttttaaaacaaaaattaaagacaTCATGGGGCAAGTGCCCCCTCATTTGTATGCTTGGGTCCATCCCTGCCTAACCCTAAAATTTAAATCACTCACTAACCCTCGTAACCCTGTCCACTCACTTTTACTCTCTCACCCCTTTACCCACAgttagaaagaaagaaaggaagaaagggaggaagGAAGAAAAGCGAAAGAGAGGGAGGTGACGACGTCGGCGGGCTGGGTGTCGCCGTCGCCGTCGTCGTTGTCAAAATCGAGAAGGAGATGGAGGAGACGTAAGAGGGACGTCGTCGAGCCAaacgcgagagagagagagagagggggggccACCGCAATCCACACTGCTGCTGGAGGGATCATCGCACGTCGCTTCTGCCGTCAAGATCGTTGTCGTCATCGTCCAGTGTCGCCGTCGCATCGCcattgaagaagagagggagaagagaacGCAGCCCAGTGGCCCAGGGAAAGGAGTTGCCGCCGTTCATACCTCGCATCGCCTTTGCTCCCTTGTCGTCACCGCTGTTTGGGTAGTTCTCGGAGGGAGCCATGGCTGTTCGTGCCGCCGTCAGAGATACTACTCCATTCTGTCGCTATCTGCGTGCTCAGGTATGTTTGTTCTCTCTTCCTCTGAACCCTTCACCCAAtaatgtaccaaatttctaagctaaaAACCAAATTGAGCTTTaggattttattaagttttaatcTGATAACTTTAAATATGATAGTTTTAATGTTTTATTGTACCCCTTCACTTTTTTTGTGTTGTGTTAGTTGTTTCTTGCtggatttatttaaattttttatttgctcCTGGTTGCTGTGTTTTTCAAATCTTGCTGCTATGTTGCTAACTTGTTAATTTGTTAAattgtttaattgctaattattGCTGTGTTAGTTGTTTTTAGTTGAATTTATTAAATTTTGTACTATATAATTATTGTTTTCTAGTTGTTTTACGAAGTTGAATCTCTTTACTCAAGTTAATTGATATGATGTATTAGTAACTAAGTATgaattttttattagaatttttatttttattttgttgttgattttgtttACTAATTACTCAATCATTATTGTTTTCTATGTTTCAACTGCAATGAACGAACTAAGCGGTAAAATGCGTTTGTTTTCTTATGTATTTTGTAACTTTACTTCAAGATTCTAATatattatttttggattttattatTGACAAAACTTCTATGTCTAGAATTTTCTCTATGGGTTGTGATGAGCATCAAAGATATGCATCCATTAACCTGTACTTTTTTATATTAACTGCAAGATTGGGGGTTCTTTATCTTGATGCATACTGTGTGATTTGGCAATTGACTCATTGATTAGCTTTTTGT harbors:
- the LOC107621856 gene encoding uncharacterized protein LOC107621856 (The sequence of the model RefSeq protein was modified relative to this genomic sequence to represent the inferred CDS: added 57 bases not found in genome assembly) encodes the protein MEITRSSSFLIILLVFVSSLVETNAYYYKNCYAGRCNGKYIRCPEECPSSESNDPKAKVCQIDCDKPTCNAVCRQRKPNCNAPGSGCYDPRFIGGDGRVFYFHGKSNQHFSLISDSNLQINARFIGHRPAGRARDYTWIQALGILFNSQTFSVEATKAAQWTDTVDHLMLTYNGDSIALTEGTLSTWHSPSKDVKVERVASKNNVIVTLENVAEILVNVVPITKEDDRIHNYQVPNDDCFAHLEVQFRFFSLSPKVDGVLGKTYRLDFENPAKPGVAMPVVGGEDSYKTTSLLSHDCASCLFSQESSAERDASTKMITELDTLDCTKFSYGLGIVCKK